One Streptomyces sp. ML-6 genomic region harbors:
- a CDS encoding penicillin-binding protein 2, translating to MNRTIRHTSVFCLLLVLALLVRATWLQAYQAQALADNDHNRRKTIAQYAQPLGDIIVAGNPVTGSKRTVGSDLAYKRTYTEGELYAAVTGYGSQAYGSTQLEGIYSHVLDGTDDRLKNPLDTLTNKQAEPGDVLTTIDPAVQKAAYEALGDDKGAAVAIEPGTGRILGLVSTPSYDPSTISGTTDGDAWQKLLDDKDKPLVNRAIRQPLAPGSTFKLVVAAAALEDGLYGSVDERTASPNPYTLPGTSTVLRNESATAPCENATLRTALQYSCNNVFAKAAVDLGQDKVGAMAERFGFNTGKLDVPVRASESVYPSGMDRPQTALTGIGQFEVTATPLQMAMVSAALANGGELAAPHMVSRVTDSDGTTLREYPDGDTERVVSPDTAEQLRSAMVTVVEQGTGTNARIAGAEVGGKTGTAQNGVGNSRTPYAWFTSYAKDASTGKEVAVAVVVEDSGAARSEVSGNGLAAPVAQKMMEAALER from the coding sequence ATGAACAGAACGATCAGGCACACGTCCGTCTTCTGCCTGCTGCTGGTTCTCGCCCTTCTGGTGCGGGCGACCTGGCTGCAGGCGTATCAGGCGCAGGCGCTCGCGGACAACGACCACAACCGGCGGAAGACCATCGCGCAGTACGCGCAGCCGCTGGGTGACATCATCGTGGCCGGGAACCCGGTCACCGGATCGAAGAGGACGGTGGGCAGCGATCTCGCGTACAAACGCACCTACACCGAGGGCGAGCTCTACGCGGCCGTCACCGGCTACGGCTCGCAGGCGTACGGTTCCACCCAGCTCGAAGGCATCTACAGCCATGTGCTGGACGGCACCGACGACCGGCTGAAGAACCCGCTGGACACGTTGACGAACAAGCAGGCCGAGCCGGGCGACGTCCTGACGACGATCGACCCGGCCGTGCAGAAGGCGGCGTACGAGGCGCTCGGCGACGACAAGGGCGCCGCCGTCGCGATCGAGCCGGGCACCGGACGGATCCTGGGCCTGGTCTCCACCCCTTCGTACGACCCGTCGACGATCAGCGGGACGACGGACGGCGACGCCTGGCAGAAGCTGCTCGACGACAAGGACAAACCGCTGGTCAACCGGGCGATCCGGCAGCCGCTGGCACCGGGTTCGACGTTCAAGCTGGTGGTGGCCGCCGCGGCGCTGGAGGACGGGCTGTACGGCTCGGTCGACGAGCGCACGGCCAGCCCCAACCCGTACACCCTGCCCGGCACCAGCACCGTCCTGCGCAACGAGAGCGCCACCGCGCCCTGCGAGAACGCCACGCTGCGCACCGCGCTCCAGTACTCCTGCAACAACGTCTTCGCGAAGGCCGCCGTCGACCTCGGCCAGGACAAGGTCGGGGCGATGGCGGAGAGGTTCGGCTTCAACACCGGGAAGCTCGACGTGCCGGTGCGGGCGAGCGAGAGCGTCTACCCGTCCGGCATGGACCGTCCGCAGACGGCGCTGACGGGCATCGGCCAGTTCGAGGTGACCGCGACGCCGTTGCAGATGGCCATGGTGTCGGCCGCCCTCGCCAACGGCGGGGAGCTCGCCGCCCCGCACATGGTGTCCCGGGTGACGGACTCCGACGGCACCACGCTGCGGGAGTACCCGGACGGGGACACCGAGCGGGTCGTCTCGCCGGACACCGCCGAGCAGTTGCGCAGCGCCATGGTGACCGTCGTCGAACAGGGCACGGGCACCAACGCCCGGATCGCCGGGGCCGAGGTCGGCGGCAAGACGGGCACCGCGCAGAACGGGGTGGGCAACAGCAGGACCCCGTACGCCTGGTTCACCTCGTACGCGAAGGACGCCTCGACCGGCAAGGAGGTCGCGGTGGCGGTGGTCGTCGAGGACTCGGGCGCGGCCCGCTCGGAGGTCAGCGGCAACGGTCTGGCGGCGCCGGTCGCCCAGAAGATGATGGAGGCAGCGTTGGAGCGCTGA
- a CDS encoding TerD family protein, whose product MTAMTPGSNIPLSAARVAVEVAAPVRLDVSGLLLTSAGKVRSDDDFIFYNQPAGPGVTYRSGGGTAPDSILVDTAAVPPGIEKIVVTASPDAAGQTFQGIEPTATVRNADDNSVLATFTPPRLGTETALVVIEVYLRNGAWKARAVGQGYANGLAGIATDFGVSVEDEPAAPAPVPTPAPVTAAPPVPPTGPVDPRIAAPPMPPAPPAPAAPAATGKISLDKGRVNLQKNQTVSLVKGGRPLLSQVKMGLGWEPAFRGKDIDLDASVIAYGPQRNHIDSCYFGKLSILNGAIKHSGDNLTGEGAGDDEVIIVDLGRIPPEATGLVFTVNSFTGQKFTQVAKAYCRLIDGATGEELVRFDLTGAEPQTGVMMAKLIKQFSGEWEMTAMGDFVKSRTVRGMVKPAAQAL is encoded by the coding sequence ATGACCGCTATGACCCCCGGCTCGAACATCCCTCTCTCCGCCGCCCGCGTGGCAGTGGAGGTCGCCGCCCCGGTGCGGCTCGACGTTTCGGGCCTCCTGCTCACCTCGGCCGGCAAGGTGCGCTCGGACGACGACTTCATCTTCTACAACCAGCCCGCGGGCCCCGGCGTGACCTACCGCTCCGGCGGCGGCACCGCGCCGGACTCGATCCTGGTGGACACCGCGGCGGTCCCGCCCGGCATCGAGAAGATCGTCGTCACGGCGAGCCCGGACGCGGCGGGCCAGACCTTCCAGGGCATCGAGCCCACCGCGACCGTGCGCAACGCCGACGACAACAGCGTGCTCGCCACCTTCACCCCGCCCCGGCTGGGCACCGAGACGGCGCTCGTGGTCATCGAGGTCTACCTCCGCAACGGCGCCTGGAAGGCCCGCGCGGTCGGTCAGGGCTACGCCAACGGTCTGGCCGGCATCGCCACGGACTTCGGCGTCTCGGTCGAGGACGAGCCCGCCGCCCCGGCTCCCGTGCCCACCCCGGCCCCCGTGACCGCCGCGCCCCCGGTGCCGCCCACCGGCCCGGTGGACCCGCGGATCGCCGCGCCCCCGATGCCCCCCGCCCCGCCCGCCCCGGCAGCCCCGGCCGCCACCGGGAAGATCAGCCTCGACAAGGGCCGGGTCAACCTCCAGAAGAACCAGACGGTCTCCCTGGTCAAGGGCGGCCGGCCGCTGCTCTCCCAGGTCAAGATGGGCCTCGGCTGGGAGCCCGCCTTCCGCGGCAAGGACATCGACCTCGACGCCTCGGTGATCGCCTACGGCCCGCAGCGCAATCACATCGACAGCTGCTACTTCGGCAAGCTCTCCATCCTGAACGGCGCGATCAAGCACTCCGGCGACAACCTCACGGGCGAGGGGGCCGGGGACGACGAGGTGATCATCGTGGACCTGGGCCGCATCCCGCCGGAGGCGACCGGCCTGGTCTTCACGGTCAACTCGTTCACCGGCCAGAAGTTCACCCAGGTCGCCAAGGCCTACTGCCGGCTGATCGACGGGGCCACCGGCGAGGAGCTGGTCCGCTTCGACCTGACCGGCGCCGAGCCGCAGACCGGCGTGATGATGGCCAAGCTGATCAAGCAGTTCTCCGGCGAGTGGGAGATGACGGCCATGGGCGACTTCGTGAAGTCGCGCACCGTCCGCGGCATGGTGAAGCCCGCGGCCCAGGCCCTGTGA
- a CDS encoding aldehyde dehydrogenase (NADP(+)), with protein MAATPVWSVDPRTGNPREQVAVEATAEEVDRAVRAAHAVRDSLADRTVRAAFLRTAADLLAEAGEHVVEAADAETALGPARLTGELARTAAQLRAFAEVVDEGAFLDVHIDHADDTRTPPWPDLRRYKIPLGVVAVYAASNFPLAFSVPGGDTASALAAGCPVVVKAHPDHPATSELCASVLRRAAARVGLPEDVLTLVHGFGAGVELIKHSLVAAAGFTGSVRGGRALFDAAAARPVPIPFHGELGSLNPVVVTEAAAAERGEQIGAGLAGSMTLGSGQFCTKPGFVLAPAGENGDRLLKALTDAVSDTEAGVLLDHRMRDAFVAGVRTRAALPDVEAPVTPGAGGEHTVSAGFLTVPAALLTAEGPHDELLEECFGPVTVVARYTGTDEITAVLSRLPGNLTATLQTATEETDADAPGLLAALTPLAGRVLVNGWPTGVAVAPAQHHGGPYPATTSTSTSVGATAIERWLRPITYQTTPEALLPPELHEDNPLGLPRRVDGRPA; from the coding sequence GTGGCAGCAACACCAGTCTGGAGCGTCGACCCCCGCACCGGGAACCCGCGTGAGCAGGTCGCGGTGGAGGCCACGGCGGAGGAGGTCGACCGCGCCGTCCGGGCCGCCCACGCGGTACGCGACTCGCTCGCCGACCGCACGGTGCGCGCCGCGTTCCTGCGCACGGCCGCCGATCTGCTCGCCGAGGCCGGGGAGCACGTGGTCGAGGCGGCGGACGCGGAGACCGCGCTGGGCCCGGCCCGGCTCACCGGCGAACTCGCCCGCACCGCAGCCCAGCTGAGGGCCTTCGCGGAGGTCGTCGACGAGGGCGCCTTCCTGGACGTCCACATCGACCACGCGGACGACACCCGCACCCCGCCCTGGCCCGACCTGCGCCGCTACAAGATCCCGCTCGGGGTCGTCGCCGTGTACGCGGCCAGCAACTTCCCGCTCGCCTTTTCCGTCCCCGGCGGCGACACCGCGAGCGCGCTGGCGGCCGGCTGCCCGGTCGTCGTCAAGGCCCACCCCGACCACCCCGCCACCTCCGAGCTGTGCGCCTCCGTGCTGCGCCGGGCGGCGGCCCGGGTCGGCCTGCCCGAGGACGTGCTGACCCTGGTGCACGGCTTCGGGGCGGGCGTCGAACTGATCAAGCACTCGCTGGTCGCCGCCGCCGGCTTCACCGGCTCCGTACGCGGCGGACGCGCCCTGTTCGACGCGGCGGCGGCCCGGCCCGTCCCGATCCCCTTCCACGGCGAGCTGGGTTCCCTCAACCCCGTCGTGGTCACCGAGGCCGCCGCCGCCGAGCGCGGCGAGCAGATCGGGGCCGGGCTCGCGGGCTCGATGACCCTGGGCTCGGGCCAGTTCTGCACCAAGCCCGGTTTCGTCCTGGCCCCGGCCGGCGAGAACGGCGACCGGCTGCTGAAGGCCCTCACCGACGCGGTCAGCGACACCGAGGCGGGCGTCCTGCTCGACCACCGGATGCGCGACGCCTTCGTCGCCGGGGTGCGCACCCGGGCCGCACTCCCCGACGTGGAGGCCCCCGTCACCCCCGGCGCGGGCGGCGAACATACCGTCTCGGCCGGCTTCCTGACCGTACCGGCCGCCCTGCTCACCGCCGAGGGCCCGCACGACGAACTCCTGGAGGAGTGCTTCGGCCCCGTCACCGTCGTGGCCCGTTACACCGGCACCGACGAGATCACCGCCGTCCTCTCCCGGCTCCCCGGCAACCTCACCGCCACCCTCCAGACCGCCACCGAGGAGACCGACGCCGACGCCCCCGGCCTCCTCGCCGCCCTCACCCCACTGGCCGGCCGGGTCCTCGTCAACGGCTGGCCCACCGGGGTCGCCGTCGCCCCCGCCCAGCACCACGGCGGCCCCTACCCGGCCACCACCTCCACCTCCACCTCGGTCGGCGCCACCGCCATCGAACGCTGGCTGCGCCCGATCACCTACCAGACCACCCCCGAGGCCCTGCTCCCGCCCGAGCTCCACGAGGACAACCCCCTGGGCCTGCCCCGCCGGGTGGACGGCCGCCCCGCCTGA
- a CDS encoding NAD(P)-dependent oxidoreductase — translation MPAPRTVLLTGAAGGLGTLMRGLLPAYGYALRLLDVRPVEGEPGAITADLGDRAALREAVRGVDAIIHLAGISLESSFDRILRANIEGTYNLYEAAREEGVRRVVLASSNHVVGHTPRPLPGDPPIAVDAPRRPDTFYGLSKSFGEDLAQLYWDRHGMETVSVRIGSCYPEPTSVRMLSLWLSPADGARLLHAALTAKDVGHTVVHGSSANTRLWWDLSSARALGYEPQDDSEPYAARLVAEQGELDPDNPDHTRLGGHFCTTPPIWPH, via the coding sequence ATGCCCGCTCCCCGCACCGTCCTGCTCACCGGCGCCGCCGGCGGCCTCGGCACCCTGATGCGCGGCCTCCTGCCCGCGTACGGCTACGCGCTCCGGCTCCTCGACGTCCGCCCCGTCGAGGGCGAGCCCGGCGCGATCACGGCCGACCTCGGCGACCGGGCGGCGCTGCGCGAGGCCGTGCGGGGCGTGGACGCGATCATCCACCTCGCGGGCATCTCCCTTGAGTCCTCCTTCGACAGGATCCTGCGGGCCAACATCGAGGGGACGTACAACCTCTACGAGGCCGCGCGCGAGGAGGGCGTCCGGCGCGTCGTCCTCGCCTCCTCCAACCACGTCGTCGGCCACACCCCCCGCCCGCTGCCCGGCGACCCGCCGATCGCCGTCGACGCCCCGCGCCGCCCCGACACCTTCTACGGCCTGTCCAAGTCCTTCGGGGAGGACCTCGCCCAGCTGTACTGGGACCGGCACGGCATGGAGACCGTCTCGGTGCGCATCGGCTCCTGCTACCCCGAGCCGACCTCGGTGCGGATGCTGTCGCTCTGGCTGAGCCCGGCGGACGGCGCCCGGCTCCTGCACGCCGCGCTCACCGCGAAGGACGTGGGGCACACCGTCGTCCACGGCTCCTCCGCCAACACCCGGCTGTGGTGGGACCTGAGCTCGGCCCGCGCGCTGGGCTACGAGCCGCAGGACGACTCGGAGCCGTACGCGGCGCGGCTCGTCGCCGAGCAGGGGGAACTGGACCCGGACAACCCCGACCACACCCGCCTCGGCGGCCACTTCTGCACCACCCCACCGATCTGGCCGCACTGA
- a CDS encoding 5-dehydro-4-deoxyglucarate dehydratase codes for MTSAPLAARLHRATGPLFFPVTAYGPDGAVDLDAFRAHVRTGVDAGAAAVFACCGTGEFHALTQREFRAVVAAAVEETAGRVPVVAGAGYGTSLAVEYARIAEEAGADGLLAMPPYLVVASQEGLLGHYTALAAATGLETIVYQRDNAVFTPETVVALARTPGVIGLKDGYGDLELMQRIVSAVRTEAPGEDFLYFNGLPTAELTGPAYRGIGVTLYSSAVFAFAPDIALAFHRALDAGDAALTDELLDHFYRPLVELRARGRGYAVSLVKAGVRLGGLAVGPVRTPLTEPPAAHVEELAGIIARGRAVLEKHGQEPRG; via the coding sequence GTGACCTCAGCCCCTCTTGCCGCCCGACTCCACCGCGCGACCGGGCCGCTCTTCTTCCCCGTCACCGCGTACGGCCCGGACGGCGCCGTCGACCTCGACGCCTTCCGCGCCCATGTGCGCACCGGTGTCGACGCCGGTGCGGCGGCGGTCTTCGCCTGCTGCGGCACCGGCGAGTTCCACGCGCTGACGCAGCGGGAGTTCCGCGCCGTCGTCGCCGCGGCCGTCGAGGAGACCGCCGGACGGGTGCCCGTCGTGGCGGGGGCCGGCTACGGCACCTCGCTCGCCGTCGAGTACGCCCGGATCGCCGAGGAGGCCGGCGCGGACGGGCTCCTCGCGATGCCCCCCTACCTCGTCGTCGCCTCCCAGGAGGGGCTGCTCGGCCACTACACCGCGCTCGCCGCGGCCACCGGCCTGGAGACGATCGTCTACCAGCGCGACAACGCCGTCTTCACCCCCGAAACCGTCGTGGCCCTGGCCCGGACCCCCGGCGTCATCGGCCTCAAGGACGGCTACGGCGACCTCGAACTGATGCAGCGCATCGTCAGCGCCGTCCGCACCGAGGCGCCGGGAGAGGACTTCCTGTACTTCAACGGGCTGCCCACCGCCGAACTCACCGGCCCGGCCTACCGCGGCATCGGCGTCACGCTCTACTCCTCGGCCGTCTTCGCCTTCGCGCCCGACATCGCGCTCGCCTTCCACCGGGCCCTGGACGCCGGCGACGCCGCCCTGACGGACGAACTCCTCGACCACTTCTACCGGCCGCTCGTCGAACTGCGCGCCAGGGGCCGCGGCTACGCCGTCTCGCTCGTCAAGGCCGGGGTCCGGCTCGGCGGCCTGGCCGTCGGCCCGGTCCGCACCCCGCTCACCGAGCCGCCCGCCGCCCACGTCGAGGAGCTCGCCGGGATCATCGCGCGCGGTCGCGCCGTCCTGGAGAAGCACGGGCAGGAGCCGCGCGGGTGA
- a CDS encoding IclR family transcriptional regulator codes for MSAAESGGAQVKSAVRTVELLEYFAGRPGMHSLAAVQEAVGYPKSSLYMLLRTLVELGWVETDATGTRYGIGVRALLVGTSYIDGDEVVAAARPTLDRLSDDTAETIHLARLDGTSVVYLATRQSQHYLRPFTRVGRRLPAHSTSLGKALLATHSDEQVRKMLPETLPALTEHTITDREKLIEELHLVREQGYAVDREENTLGLRCFGIAIPYRTPARDAVSCSVPVARLTPAHEQMVKDALFDARDRLTLATRRL; via the coding sequence ATGTCCGCTGCCGAGTCCGGGGGGGCACAGGTCAAGTCCGCCGTGCGTACGGTGGAGCTGCTCGAGTACTTCGCGGGGCGACCGGGCATGCACTCGCTCGCCGCGGTGCAGGAGGCCGTCGGCTATCCCAAGTCCAGCCTGTACATGCTGCTGCGCACGCTGGTGGAGCTGGGCTGGGTGGAGACCGACGCGACGGGCACCCGGTACGGGATCGGGGTGCGGGCCCTGCTGGTCGGCACCTCGTACATCGACGGGGACGAGGTCGTCGCGGCGGCCCGGCCCACCCTGGACCGGCTCTCCGACGACACGGCGGAGACCATCCACCTGGCCCGGCTCGACGGGACGAGTGTGGTGTACCTCGCCACCCGGCAGTCCCAGCACTATCTGCGCCCCTTCACCCGCGTCGGCCGCCGGCTGCCCGCCCACTCCACCTCCCTGGGCAAGGCGCTCCTGGCCACCCACAGCGACGAGCAGGTCCGCAAGATGCTGCCCGAGACGCTGCCCGCGCTGACCGAACACACCATCACCGACCGCGAGAAGCTCATCGAGGAGCTGCATCTGGTCCGCGAGCAGGGGTACGCGGTGGACCGCGAGGAGAACACCCTCGGGCTGCGCTGCTTCGGCATCGCCATCCCCTACCGCACCCCCGCCCGCGATGCGGTCAGCTGCTCCGTGCCGGTCGCCCGGCTCACGCCCGCGCACGAACAGATGGTCAAGGACGCGCTGTTCGACGCGCGCGACCGGCTGACCCTCGCCACCCGGAGGCTCTGA
- a CDS encoding response regulator transcription factor, producing MSTRVRVVLADDERMVRTALRVILDAEPDLEVVGEAANGAQAVSVVRELRPDVVLMDVRMPEIDGIRATEQIFGSLDVPPRIVVVTTFENDSYVYDALVAGAAGFLLKRSAAEDLVQAVRLVARNDTLLFPSAVRTLAAEHLARRRAVPPPWVARLTEREAEVLRLMAAGLTNAEIAERLAVGPATAKTHVAAVLAKTGARDRTQAVIAAYESGFIAPGDSGRS from the coding sequence GTGAGCACGAGGGTCCGGGTGGTCCTGGCCGACGACGAGCGGATGGTGCGCACGGCGCTGCGCGTCATCCTGGACGCCGAACCCGATCTGGAGGTCGTCGGCGAGGCTGCGAACGGTGCGCAGGCCGTGTCCGTGGTGCGCGAGCTGCGGCCCGACGTGGTGCTGATGGACGTGCGGATGCCGGAGATCGACGGCATCCGCGCCACCGAACAGATCTTCGGCTCGCTCGACGTCCCACCGCGGATCGTGGTCGTGACCACCTTCGAGAACGACTCCTACGTGTACGACGCGCTCGTCGCCGGGGCGGCCGGTTTCCTGCTGAAGCGCTCGGCGGCCGAGGACCTCGTGCAGGCGGTGCGGCTGGTGGCCCGCAACGACACGTTGCTGTTCCCGTCGGCGGTCCGGACCCTGGCGGCCGAGCACCTGGCGCGGCGGCGGGCCGTCCCGCCGCCGTGGGTGGCCCGGCTCACCGAGCGGGAGGCGGAGGTGCTGCGGCTGATGGCGGCCGGGCTGACCAACGCGGAGATCGCCGAGCGGCTGGCCGTGGGGCCCGCGACGGCCAAGACGCACGTGGCGGCGGTGCTCGCGAAGACCGGTGCCCGGGACCGCACCCAGGCCGTGATCGCGGCGTACGAGTCGGGGTTCATCGCTCCCGGGGATTCCGGCCGATCATGA
- a CDS encoding histidine kinase, whose amino-acid sequence MTPLFGRRARLRWLHLILGGALLMPYFLAAMVVIASLRPSSTLFASLPHQLVGFVCALPMAAVTALFAPARPLSAGAARALCGLPAGRQLAEGPARTRQARVRTAAWYTTHLALGGVVSALTLALFPFALALVVLPFSETVRGSLVVVPARELDRPWVLALAPFAGVVTLLAVAACAALAGALLAGRAPVLLGPTPEDRLAAAERRAADLAARNRLARELHDSVGHALSAVTLQAGAARRVLDSDPEFVREALAAIEETTRRTVGELDSVLGLLRSGEEQGAAGTTGPALDALEGLLKRCGVPVSLTVEGGPGPVPAAVSREAYRIVQEGLSNALRHGGPGVAVELRIAVRATDVEIVMDNPLPERPAAVRPGGGRGLRGAAERAVLLGGRAEAGPHDGAWRLAARLPLRTDGQEKK is encoded by the coding sequence GTGACCCCGCTGTTCGGGCGGCGGGCCCGGCTGCGCTGGCTGCACCTGATCCTCGGCGGCGCGCTGCTGATGCCGTACTTCCTGGCGGCCATGGTGGTCATCGCTTCGCTCCGCCCGAGCAGCACCCTCTTCGCGTCCCTCCCCCACCAGCTCGTCGGGTTCGTCTGCGCCCTGCCCATGGCCGCGGTCACCGCGCTCTTCGCACCGGCCCGGCCGCTCTCGGCGGGCGCGGCCCGCGCGCTGTGCGGCCTGCCCGCCGGCCGGCAGCTGGCCGAGGGGCCCGCCAGGACCCGGCAGGCCCGGGTGCGCACCGCGGCCTGGTACACGACGCACCTCGCGCTCGGCGGTGTCGTGAGTGCCCTGACGCTCGCCCTGTTCCCGTTCGCGCTGGCCCTCGTGGTGCTGCCGTTCTCGGAGACGGTGCGCGGCTCCCTGGTCGTCGTTCCGGCCCGGGAGCTGGACCGGCCCTGGGTCCTCGCCCTGGCCCCCTTCGCCGGGGTCGTGACCCTGCTGGCGGTGGCCGCCTGCGCGGCACTGGCCGGGGCGCTGCTCGCCGGCCGGGCCCCGGTGCTGCTGGGCCCGACCCCGGAGGACCGGCTGGCCGCCGCCGAACGCCGGGCGGCCGATCTGGCGGCGCGCAACCGGCTCGCCCGGGAGCTGCACGATTCGGTGGGCCACGCGCTGAGCGCCGTCACGCTCCAGGCGGGCGCGGCCCGCCGGGTCCTGGACAGCGACCCGGAGTTCGTCCGCGAGGCGCTGGCCGCGATCGAGGAGACCACCCGGCGCACGGTCGGCGAACTCGACTCCGTGCTCGGCCTGTTGCGCAGCGGCGAGGAACAGGGGGCGGCCGGGACGACCGGCCCGGCGCTCGACGCGCTGGAGGGGCTGCTGAAACGCTGCGGGGTGCCGGTCTCCCTCACCGTGGAGGGCGGGCCGGGCCCGGTCCCGGCCGCCGTGTCGCGGGAGGCGTACCGGATCGTGCAGGAGGGGCTGAGCAACGCGCTGCGGCACGGCGGGCCGGGAGTGGCGGTGGAGCTGCGGATCGCGGTGCGCGCGACGGACGTGGAGATCGTCATGGACAACCCGCTGCCGGAGCGGCCCGCAGCGGTGCGGCCCGGGGGCGGGCGCGGACTGCGCGGGGCCGCCGAGCGGGCGGTGCTGCTCGGCGGCCGCGCGGAGGCCGGGCCGCACGACGGCGCGTGGCGGCTGGCCGCGCGCCTCCCCCTGCGTACGGACGGACAGGAGAAGAAGTGA